The following coding sequences lie in one Alistipes sp. ZOR0009 genomic window:
- a CDS encoding PKD domain-containing protein: protein DPTKADVGVNEITFSIVRGTGCSLILKKNISVKATPNLKFNAIPEVCRDTPINLKRYVNIYGGTFVGQGVKDTLLYPANMPIGENNVTYNYKENSTGCEYQVSQTVNIKAAMRPLVFNPIPNVCSGTSKIDLNKNVNLQGGVFSENDANVQNGFYVPNQSGLKTISYVVNENGCVQTEKQTFEIYETPNLTFGTVPLQNTKVEFDLNSCVNVLGGTFSGNGVVGSKFSPAVAGVGVHKVTYTVRSASNGCSATKEQNIEVSELIDFNGITAGSVPRICGNSEKFSLLKYVSPQNGTFTGNGIEMGQYFNPSGKVGINEVTYSVSIGGKTYEKKLYINVDNDNSVKCLGDTIKLCGQTANVKSMVLQSTFNYNGTADITLNGSFMPRGYSIQPLEIISFSGCSSFKNFIVNNISVEPVDFTATANVASEGGLIKFEPNKKLDGHNYKWTFGDGAWSSENKPSHYFYLPGFYNIELLVKNPSGCQISVLKEGWINVESLTPNKISSIKVGSRLYKVSSETKVNSDITVYPNPCTTYINIAIPQVLEGKKNEYRIYTSMGVLVKKGEIFTSSRIDITELRLGAYLLTVNNQKFKLIKNE, encoded by the coding sequence TTGACCCCACCAAGGCAGATGTCGGTGTAAACGAGATTACCTTCAGCATTGTTAGGGGTACCGGCTGCAGCCTTATTCTGAAAAAGAATATCAGCGTAAAAGCAACCCCTAATCTTAAATTTAATGCAATTCCTGAAGTTTGTAGAGATACGCCTATCAACCTTAAACGATATGTAAATATCTATGGAGGCACATTCGTCGGGCAAGGCGTGAAGGATACTTTATTATATCCTGCCAATATGCCTATCGGTGAAAACAATGTTACCTACAATTACAAGGAAAATTCCACAGGATGCGAATATCAGGTGAGCCAAACCGTGAATATAAAAGCCGCAATGAGACCTCTTGTATTTAATCCTATTCCAAACGTTTGCTCTGGAACCTCTAAAATAGATTTAAACAAGAATGTAAACCTACAAGGAGGCGTTTTTAGTGAAAATGATGCAAATGTTCAAAACGGCTTTTACGTTCCGAACCAAAGCGGACTTAAAACTATTTCTTACGTCGTGAACGAAAATGGTTGTGTTCAAACTGAAAAACAAACCTTTGAAATTTATGAAACGCCAAACTTAACCTTTGGCACAGTCCCTCTACAAAACACTAAGGTTGAATTCGATTTAAATTCATGTGTTAACGTTCTTGGAGGCACTTTTTCTGGAAATGGCGTTGTAGGATCTAAGTTTTCACCTGCAGTAGCTGGAGTTGGAGTACATAAAGTTACCTATACAGTAAGAAGTGCGTCAAATGGATGTTCTGCAACAAAGGAACAAAATATTGAGGTTTCTGAACTTATAGATTTTAATGGTATTACTGCTGGCTCCGTTCCTCGAATTTGTGGAAACTCAGAAAAGTTTTCCCTACTCAAGTATGTTTCACCTCAAAATGGGACCTTTACTGGAAATGGCATCGAAATGGGCCAATATTTCAATCCATCTGGAAAAGTTGGAATAAATGAAGTCACATATAGTGTTAGCATTGGTGGAAAAACTTATGAGAAAAAACTGTACATAAACGTAGACAATGATAATAGCGTTAAATGTCTTGGTGATACAATAAAACTGTGTGGTCAGACTGCCAATGTAAAATCAATGGTACTACAAAGTACATTTAACTATAATGGGACTGCAGATATAACCCTTAATGGTTCGTTTATGCCACGAGGGTACTCTATTCAACCTCTTGAAATTATAAGTTTTTCAGGATGCTCTTCGTTCAAAAATTTCATTGTTAACAATATTTCTGTTGAACCTGTAGACTTCACAGCAACCGCAAACGTCGCGTCCGAAGGCGGTTTGATTAAGTTTGAGCCAAACAAAAAACTGGATGGACATAATTACAAATGGACATTTGGAGATGGTGCTTGGTCTTCTGAAAATAAACCTAGTCACTACTTCTATTTGCCAGGATTCTACAACATAGAACTTCTTGTGAAGAATCCTAGCGGATGTCAAATTTCTGTTTTAAAAGAAGGTTGGATTAATGTCGAGAGTCTTACACCAAACAAGATCAGCTCAATTAAAGTTGGTTCTAGGCTGTATAAGGTAAGTTCTGAAACTAAAGTTAATTCAGATATTACAGTTTATCCGAACCCATGTACAACATACATAAACATTGCAATTCCTCAAGTACTTGAAGGGAAGAAAAACGAGTATCGAATTTACACATCGATGGGAGTCCTTGTCAAAAAGGGCGAAATCTTTACTTCTTCAAGAATTGATATTACAGAACTACGTTTAGGTGCTTATTTGCTTACAGTTAACAATCAAAAATTTAAACTGATTAAGAATGAGTAA